From the Oscarella lobularis chromosome 13, ooOscLobu1.1, whole genome shotgun sequence genome, one window contains:
- the LOC136194848 gene encoding uncharacterized protein: MSRTVLNETKDSLKLKQDNWRQKRPHYIVIDSGWFDSFSGVSFSALDGRVCPRRRYRHVKIEPLFARTTFVHRILRWTGSFCLFSWNFFGCYYWGTLADRKGRRMTILLSGITLTIFTFLFAFTNTTLGLAWAIVTRLLSGASNGVLSASKACIADVSDNANQAKRLAYVTTAWSLGLFFGPAVGGLLAEPVRQYPGVFPKGFLEAFPYFLPSAVSVFLLLIGVVVIYLFLPETRGFRSSDKKSIAEENVSDDVEDVSDGLEDVSESAPMVAFSSESNDVDIKFSQSDVPDI; the protein is encoded by the exons ATGAGCCGTACCGTGCTCAACGAGACAAAGGACAGTCTAAAACTGAAACAGGACAACTGGCGA CAAAAGCGACCTCATTACATTGTCATAGATAGCGGGTGGTTCGACAGTTTCAGTGGTGTTTCCTTTTCTGCCTTGGATG GGAGAGTTTGTCCGAGAAGAAGATACAGGCACGTAAAAATCGAACCGTTGTTCGCCCGTACCACTTTCGTGCACCG GATACTACGCTGGACTGGTAGCTTCTGTTTATTTtcttggaatttttttggaTG CTACTATTGGGGCACCCTAGCTGATAGAAAAGGACGCCGAATGACTATTCTTCTCAGTGGAATCACGCTGACTATCTTTACCTTTCTCTTTGCATTCACCAACACGACGTTGGGCTTGGCCTGGGCAATCGTAACGAGACTGCTAAGCGGAGCGAGTAATG GGGTACTAAGCGCATCTAAAGCATGCATAGCCGACGTCTCAGACAACGCTAATCAAGCTAAAAGATTGGCTTACGTGACAACGGCCTGGAGTTTGGGGCTTTTCTTTGGACCAGCCGTTGGCGGACTCTTGGCTGAACCGGTTCGGCAGTACCCTGGCGTTTTTCCCAAAG GATTCCTTGAAGCGTTTCCTTATTTTCTGCCATCGGCTGTGTccgttttcctcctcctaATTGGTGTCgtcgttatttatttatttctaccAGAGACAAG AGGCTTTCGCTCGTCTGACAAAAAGAGCATCGCTGAAGAAAATGTCTCAGACGATGTAGAAGATGTCTCAGACGGCCTAGAAGATGTCTCTGAGTCTGCGCCAATGGTGGCGTTTTCGTCCGAGTCGAATGATGTCGATATTAAATTTTCTCAATCGGATGTCCCAGATATATAA
- the LOC136194543 gene encoding uncharacterized protein, giving the protein MKRLLLILFLQAFFIDMNSHPADSNGEPELSVDDQGNLIINAGMGLITMKYAGGTTATMDQVAAKLDELTQSNNDLREKLSHAQNASQILYNTLQRFIACQATSQGYNTSTDECLPLVPQCSREGETLEFHGGLNRYICSSFLLDTINNMKTSINMMLAGTTSTIGDVSSSPGRTCRDIKEVRPRALSGVYWISQSTNGSNPYRVYCDMLTDGGGWTLVTVVKATRANPEKKYPINGMNEDKLLADRTDEWASLSKAKLNSIFDARNDSIMRVYASAFHVAAGNRLPRTYYIRKLKYRQQFDAFVSIRFVPEWGDKTKGEYKINYDRKGRVHPYNPDAHDFPDSGRTMKHWEDHAVTISGKRYLTSRHGIVGDAFSSCEWLFQFQTGDTATAMNCLSTQEVFAKIWIK; this is encoded by the coding sequence ATGAAACGTCTTCTATTGATTCTCTTTCTACAAGCGTTCTTCATTGACATGAATTCTCATCCGGCAGACTCAAATGGGGAACCAGAACTATCGGTTGACGATCAAGGTAACCTGATTATAAACGCAGGAATGGGATTGATTACTATGAAATACGCTGGCGGTACGACGGCAACGATGGATCAAGTTGCAGCAAAACTTGACGAGCTCACGCAATCGAACAATGACCTCCGGGAGAAGCTTTCCCACGCCCAAAACGCGAGCCAAATCCTCTACAATACGCTGCAGCGTTTCATTGCTTGTCAAGCGACGAGCCAAGGCTACAACACTTCAACAGACGAGTGCCTGCCGCTCGTACCCCAATGCTCTCGCGAAGGAGAAACGCTCGAATTCCACGGAGGTTTGAATCGCTACATTTGCTCGAGCTTTCTCCTCGACACAATCAATAACATGAAGACGAGTATAAATATGATGCTAGCAGGGACAACGTCGACTATAggagacgtttcgtcgtcgccgggaCGAACGTGCCGCGATATCAAGGAAGTGCGACCGCGAGCACTGAGTGGGGTCTACTGGATCTCCCAAAGCACGAACGGTTCGAATCCCTACCGAGTCTACTGCGACATGCTAACTGACGGCGGAGGATGGACTCTCGTCACCGTTGTTAAGGCAACGAGAGCGAATCCCGAGAAAAAGTATCCGATCAATGGAATGAACGAGGATAAATTGCTCGCCGATCGCACGGACGAGTGGGCGAGTTTGAGCAAAGCGAAactcaattcaatattcgACGCGAGAAATGATTCCATTATGCGCGTCTACGCGTCGGCGTTTCACGTGGCGGCGGGAAACCGACTTCCTCGCACCTACTACATTCGGAAGTTGAAGTACAGGCAACAGTTCGATGCTTTCGTGtcgattcgcttcgttcCCGAGTGGGGCGACAAGACGAAAGGCGAGTACAAAATCAATTACGATCGAAAGGGTCGCGTTCATCCGTACAATCCGGATGCGCACGATTTTCCCGATTCCGGAAGAACCATGAAACACTGGGAAGATCACGCGGTAACAATCAGTGGGAAAAGGTATCTGACCAGTCGACACGGCATCGTCGGAGATGCGTTTAGCAGCTGCGAATGGctgtttcaatttcaaacCGGTGATACTGCAACCGCTATGAACTGCCTCTCCACTCAAGAAGTTTTCGCCAAGATCTGGATCAAATAA
- the LOC136194395 gene encoding uncharacterized protein, translating into MVVFEGNVDLLVLTVTAPEQQAAKKVIQKAAGKAMEKRDCLNTITKDFAVVIHYVEWDDFFESKARGPAKIALACATEMGRESSAQGVVLISQTTLKPSVIVMVGMCAGYEKRINLGDVLVPFRITRASGKEYADGTFSPSAIYTEIDPSLKRIVAPEANSSECDWVRFIPDDMRSTPSPLYLHDLILSKIPPPGKATTYGVVYDEMKKEKSEWKWTKAMNSTLKEIVTGILLESEGFVTSNGAFGPKMSLERTAKGEQYVEEKSDGGINEFPEDPSNPVIGTAEVYSGDTVNENIEFEKIGKETAQRKLAGYEMEGYSFLYSAQENLPRAHRLFAKGVSDLGTSRSKMDYYQPYCAASAMAVVFHLFKGRDFLFSIRKSSATNGTATGAFVAMPETDDGLPSVEKEVDKHVTLAVSKVANDRWEQIADTLGVSTTDINHKSSEVNLNDVIRSWTMAAKTTPTVGDLLKACALNGVERPAIAKKYKEIEPLMPK; encoded by the exons ATGGTCGTTTTCGAAGGAAATGTCGATTTGCTCGTTCTCACTGTGACTGCGCCTGAGCAACAGGCCGCAAAAAAAGTGATCCAAAAGGCGGCTGGAAAAGCGATGGAGAAGAGAGACTGCCTCAATACGATAACAAAAGATTTCGCCGTAGTAATCCATTACGTCGAATGGGACGACTTTTTCGAAAGCAAAGCGCGCGGGCCAGCGAAAATCGCATTAGCGTGCGCCACAGAGATGGGGCGCGAATCGTCCGCTCAAGGAGTGGTGCTCATCTCGCAGACGACGCTCAAACCGTCGGTAATCGTTATGGTAGGAATGTGCGCCGGGTACGAAAAGAGAATCAATCTCGGAGACGTTCTCGTGCCGTTTCGCATAACGAGAGCTTCCGGAAAAGAATACGCCGATGGAACATTCTCTCCCAGCGCCATCTATACCGAAATAGATCCGAGTTTGAAGAGAATTGTAGCTCCCGAGGCAAACAGCAGTGAGTGCGATTGGGTTAGATTCATCCCGGACGACATGAGGTCGACGCCGTCACCTCTCTATCTTCACGATTTGATTCTCTCTAAG ATACCGCCGCCTGGCAAAGCGACAACATACGGTGTCGTCTACGACGAaatgaagaaggagaaatccGAATGGAAATGGACAAAAGCAATGAATTCAActctaaaagaaattgtGACCGGAATCCTGCTAGAAAGCGAGGGATTTGTTACTTCTAATGGCGCTTTTGGACCTAAAATGTCTCTTGAGCGTACTGCCAAAGGAGAACAGTATGTTGAGGAGAAGTCAGACGGAGGAATAAATGAATTTCCGGAGGATCCCTCAAATCCTGTCATTGGTACAGCTGAAGTTTATTCTGGGGACACAGTCAATGAAAACATTGAATTCGAGAAGATTGGCAAAGAAACGGCACAAAGAAAGCTAGCCGGATACGAGATGGAGGGCTATTCGTTTTTGTATAGCGCACAAGAAAATCTGCCACGTGCTCACCGCCTCTTTGCCAAAGGTGTCTCTGATCTCGGGACGTCTCGGTCTAAAATGGATTACTATCAGCCGTATTGCGCCGCCTCCGCGATGGCCGTTGTATTTCACTTGTTCAAAGGCCGAGATTTCCTCTTTTCAATTAGAA AATCGTCGGCCACAAATGGTACAGCAACGGGCGCTTTTGTAGCGATGCCAGAAACAGATGACGGTCTTCCTTCCGTCGAGAAGGAAGTGGATAAGCACGTGACGCTGGCTGTTAGCAAAGTGGCCAATGACCGGTGGGAGCAAATTGCCGATACATTGGGAGTGAGCACAACGGATATTAACCACAAATCCTCGGAAGTGAATTTGAATGATGTGATTCGGAGCTGGACAATGGCAGCAAAAACTACGCCTACTGTTGGTGACCTATTGAAGGCGTGTGCACTGAACGGCGTAGAACGACCTGCCATTGCTAAAAAGTACAAGGAAATCGAACCGCTGATGCCCAAGTAA